The DNA sequence TGCAGTGGGAGACCGGCATGGCCATGCTGTTCGTCACGCACAACATCGCGCTGGCGCGCCACATCGCCCAGCGCCTGGCCGTGCTGCAGAGCGGCAGGATCGTCGAGAACGGCCCCGTGGACGAGGTGCTGGACGATCCGCAGCACCACTACACCCGCGAACTCATCGCCCACATCCCGCGCATGTGAGCGGAAGCCCCGAGGAGAGGCAACGATGACGCACGACACTTCCACGCACCCTGCTGCGACCCCCCGCGGCATCGACGACGTGCCCGGCCACGTGCGCGAGCGCCTCACCCCGCAGATGCGCCGGGTGGTGATCCACCAGCTGGCGCGGGCGGCCGCGGTGGCGGGCGGAGGCGACGTCCCCGCGGACCCGGTCGCGGCCATGCGCGCCGAATACCGCGATGAGCGGAGGTTCTGGAACGAAGGCGGGCCGAGGATGGCGGCGACCGACGAGCTGCGGATCCGCGCTGCGGGCACGGACGTGCCGATCCGCATCCACCGCCCGACCTCCGCCGCGGAAACACCGGCGGTCGTGTACTTCCACGGCGGCGGGTTCACCGTGGGGGATCTCGACACGCACGACCGCATCATGCGGGTTCTCGCCGACAGGAGCGGCGCGGCCGTGGTCGGCGTGGAATACTCGCTGTCGCCGGAGGTCCGGTTCCCCCAGGCGCTGCACGAGTGCGCGGGCGTGGTCGCCGAGCTGGCGGTGCACGGCCGACGGCACGGGATCGACCCGACCAGGCTGGCGGTGGCGGGCGATTCCGCGGGGGCGATGCTGTCGATGGCGACGGCGCTGCTGCTGCGTGACCGCCCTGCGGCCCTGCCCGGCATCGACCTGCACGCGGCGGCCGCCGCCAGCGGGGCGCTGCGGGCGATGCTGCTCTACTACGGCGGGCACGGATTGCGCGACTCCGCCACGAGCAGGCAGTACGGCGGCTTCTGGGACGGCATGGCACCGCAGGATCTGCAGGGCTTCCAGAGCACCGTCTTCGACGACCCCGCCGACCGCGAAGGGCCCCTCGTCGACCACATCTCGGCGGATCTGGACACGCCGCTGCCGCCCGCCTACGTCGTGGGCGCGGAGCTCGACCCGCTCGCCGACGATGCGCGGGCGCTCGCTGCGGCGCTCCGGCGGGGAGGCCAGGACGTGCGGTTCCGCATGGTGCCCGGCGTGCTGCACTCGTTCCTGCACTTCGGCCGGATGCTCGACGAGGCGAACGAGGAACTCGCCTGCGGCGCGGAGTTCGTGCGGGCGCGCTTCCTGGCCGCCTGACCAGGCTTGGCGCTCGAGTACGACAGAAAAATGCCGGGACACCGTCTGAGCGGTGTCCCGGCATCTTCATTGCGTCGGGGTGGCGGGATTCGAACCCACGACCTCTTCGTCCCGAACGAAGCGCGCTACCAAGCTGCGCCACACCCCGTGGCGGACCGACAGTGCACGCGGAAAATCCTCCCCGGGCACTCCCGAACAAGCCTCGCTGAGTCTAGCGCACACCTGCCCCGGAGTGCGAAACGGCCTCCCCGTCGGCCGCCGCGCGGCTGTCGACCTGCACGGGGACGAGTGTGAGCAGGGTGGCCTCCGGTCGGCAGAAGAAGCGGGCGGGGGCGTACGGCGAGGTGCCCAGTCCGGCCGAAACGTGCAACCGCATGTGTTCGCCCCATTGCGACGGTCCTTTGACCCGTGAGCGGTCG is a window from the Tomitella gaofuii genome containing:
- a CDS encoding alpha/beta hydrolase fold domain-containing protein, which encodes MTHDTSTHPAATPRGIDDVPGHVRERLTPQMRRVVIHQLARAAAVAGGGDVPADPVAAMRAEYRDERRFWNEGGPRMAATDELRIRAAGTDVPIRIHRPTSAAETPAVVYFHGGGFTVGDLDTHDRIMRVLADRSGAAVVGVEYSLSPEVRFPQALHECAGVVAELAVHGRRHGIDPTRLAVAGDSAGAMLSMATALLLRDRPAALPGIDLHAAAAASGALRAMLLYYGGHGLRDSATSRQYGGFWDGMAPQDLQGFQSTVFDDPADREGPLVDHISADLDTPLPPAYVVGAELDPLADDARALAAALRRGGQDVRFRMVPGVLHSFLHFGRMLDEANEELACGAEFVRARFLAA